GGCGGCGAAGTAGCGGTCGGCAGAGGGGACGTCGTTGTCCTCATCGGTGTCCTCCTCGGAAATATTAGACGCAGCGCGGTGGCCGTGCTCGACGTCTGCCGCGTCCAGCGGTGCGACCCCGCGGAGTGCGGAGAGCTGGCGCTCGAGGCGGCCGGAGAATGTCTTGAAGTGGTCGAACCGCCGGTCCCGCTCTCGCGTGCTGTCACTCCGTGCCACCACCGGCGCCTCGCCGCCCGCGCCTCTGTCAACCTCGGGCGGGTGCGGGTCCGCGGGATGGTCGATATCCACCTTCGTCTCGGTCGGCGGCACCACGCTCAGGCCGTGGACGGACGGTGACGGCGCCGTGCCGACCTGCGCCTGATTGAGCCCCGACGGCGAGCCCGGCATGCTCAACGAGACAGAGTATGTTGTCTCCCCCAGCGTGTCCAGATGTCCTCCCAACGACGGGACACGAGCCAGAAGTTCCTCCGGCGATGGAGCACATCCCGGGACGCCGTCCTCCGCCCCGGCCTCTCCCTGGACGCCGATCATGCTCTCCCTGGACGCCATGGTAACTCCCAACACAACAGAAGCTAGCTAGCAAACACCTGAAAGTTGCACCGGAGTCCTCCACGCTTAGTTTGTAGGAGGAATGAATTCTTCTATTTGGGTGCGCCGCTCGGAAACTGCAGGCTTAACCTCAACTCCACGGAATGCGATCATACATATAGAGGTGCTCGCGGACAGAGATGATGACCGATGAGATCGAGAGTTGGAGCCGGCAGAAGTGGATACTTGGATTGCTTTTTAATGATTTGATTAGATGCTCTTTGACCTGAATAGTTTTTTTTTTAATCTGTTGCATGAAGATAGTTTCATCAAAATACGAGGAAGTACAGTTTGTTGTACAAAGGAGTGTTACGAAGTTGAAATGAACAACAAAGGCCGCCAGGCCGCCAAGCTAGACTGCAGCTAGTCGTCCCCTCGGTCTGCCCATCGCTTTGCTAGGCTCCAAGTCGAGATTTCATACTTGAATCCTTGATTCAATTGATGCTGGAAATTTCAGATGCTTGCTGCCTTCCAATACTCCTATATTATTTATTTCCAGCCACAGTCTTCGACGGGCAAGCAACGCTGATAGTTGCGAATTGTAACTCTCTGACTGAAACACGAGGTTTGGCTTTCTaactgaaacaaaaaaaaaaatgcaaTCCCTTATGTGAGTTGGCATCCCGGTACTATCTTGGATTCAAATTGTTGGCGTTTATGCTTCGCACTTTGTAAAATAGCCCTGCCACCTCAGTCAAAGCTCATTCTTATGTCCGTCTTATTTTTATACAACGCCCCCTGCATTTTATTATGTATTCAATATTTCTTTACTTTGTCCAACCCCTTACACTAGTTCCACGTCTGACGAGTTCCGCACTCTTTGCCGAGTGTAAATCTTTGCGGAACTCTTTGCAAACATTAACTTTACCGAGTTGGTCCGAGAGAACACTTGCCAAAGAAAATGAACAGCAAAAAGAGATGAAAGCACGCGACAAAACAATAAAACATACTAGCAAATATTGGAAAATACACACGGCAAAGCCTGGACCACGGCAAACAACAGAGAAAACACATAGTAGAACTTTACACATGGCAAAGGTCCTAGGACATGTGTATGTGCTTGATGTGTTTGACGGAACCGTTATGACGGTAGCCTTTGCCGAATGTCTACTAACGATAGAAAGGTTGTGAGCCACCTCGACGATTTTCTTTACCACGTGCGTGGAATTTCCCTCCGTTTCTTCTCGCGCCGGAGGAATTTTCCAGCCAAATGTTTTCAGCGTGTATAGGTAGTACACTTGGCAAAAACGACCTTTGCCATGTGTAGCACCTATACACATGACAAACCACCCTTCCCGTCGAATTTTCCCGATGCTTCCTTCCCGCCTTTGATTCCCTCTTTTTATTTTCCTCCATCTTCCAGCTCTTGTGACCCCTACTGAGCATCCTTGGATGTCTCGTTAGAGAACAATTCCCTGGGATTGTCTACATGTATGATGGTTCCAGGGGTGTAGCGGGCCTATTTTGGGTAAGTTTCTTTGACCTCTCATTCAGTAACTCTGATGTTGAGTTTCAACTCGTGTTTCATCTCATTGTCCATTTTTGTGTTTCATCTCATTGTCCATTTTTGCCTACAAGTTGCCCTAATGGATTTGTCCCTTTTTACCCATATGCATGCTTGTAGATGTGCTTTTCGCGAGACCGGGAAGCCGGTGAAGCTCCCTAGTGGTGACGTGTGAGGTTGCTGATGAGTGCATTTTATAGTGTTTTGAGCCTAATTTTTATTATAATATTTCTCGTTGCATACTCTATCTAGCAATTGTTATGTCCTTTGTACACGATTGCTTGATTCCTTTCATTTTCATGAGAGCTTTGCACAACTACTAGTTTTATTAGATTTAATTACCTTTTCTTGTCTTTGATGTGTGTGTAGGAGTTCTCAACATTTATGAAGAAAACCAGTGAAAGGAGCCAAGAGGAGGAAATATAGAAGAGTTACAGGCACAATTTTAACCATATGAAGGATGGAAGAAGGGATATTTTTTCAAGATAATAAATATCCAACACAATGATTTTGTAGCCTTCGTCCATATGAATGCAACGAGCCAAAGCACGGCCTAATCGAAGTTTGCATGAGGAAATGACGTCCAAATTACTGCGTACATCAGAGCTTAACGATGAGAGTTATTGTCCTCATGACCGTAACAGATGACGGTACGACGACCTTCCGTTTGATGTACGACTATGGTGAGGGCAGCTTCTGTTGCCACAATACCAAGCGCTACTCCAGCCTTGCACCAACACTGATTACCTCCATGCATGGCCGGTAGGAAAATACTATGTAGTCCATGTTTGCATAATATCATAAAGACCATTAACACACTTAGTACAAACAAAACTAAATTGCAATCTTTGAGCTGATGGTAGTGCTAGGGTTTATCCATTTCTAAGGGAACTACCTCACTTGGTTTGGAacgttttatatgtgaccaagtgCTAGGGTTTAATGCACACTATAAACCCCAAAATTCATGGTTGTTATAAATATTGAAAAAAATCGAAATTCTCCTGGAAACAAAATATGATCAAGTATTGTACTCATATAAAAATGTTAGGGCTCAAAATGACTTTCATGGTATCTAGGCAAAAAAGACAAGTTTATGACAAATATAGCGTGAATAGTACACGGACATGGGATTTGTTCGATTTTGTCTTTTTACCCCGGATACAATGATAGTAATTTCCTCGCGAAATATTTTTATACAAGTACGATACTTGATCATCTTTGGTTCCTAAAAAGATTTAAAAAAATTTAACCATTTTTGAATTACCATGAATTGTTTTAGATATACTGGGTGCCTAGCACCTATGAGCATTGATGTATTTTCCCTAGTAGTAGCTTCTTTTATGATTGTTGCACCTGACTACAATTCAAGTACAGTGTATCACATTGCTCAAGTAACCGTATTCTCTTTAAGCACGCAGCACACTCCCTGATGAGCCCGATGTAGTGTTTCACGTTGGCGTCTTTACTTATTCTGTTGGCTTTTATCTCTAACGAAGTCAGGTTGTGGTGCTTCACATTTGGCATTTTCTCTTCCTTGCCGGACTTGTAGAGACCTCCATTACTAAACCAGCATGGAAGCATCTACACAGGAGTACAGGACACAAAAAGATAGGTATGGTTATTTAATGTATGATGAATATCAAAATGAGAAAAATGAAGAAAGCTTATACTAGTAAGTGCTAGATAAAGAATAACCAGAGGTAACAAATACCTATAGGCTATAGATACCTATAGATAAAGAGTATGTTTTTTGTGCACAACATATGTGAAACTTTACAGACTAACCTAACTTCTGTATAACAATGTGTAGAGATTTTTTTTCCAAAACTTCTGTACACTAAAAACATAGAAAATAACTGAGGGTGTAGGCACATCCCAAGTTtagaccaaaaaaaaaaaacaatttccAAGATTACGGGAGTGTGTCATGTGTGTGTATCCGAAGATGTAGATCAGTAGATGATACTCCCATAATCTCAGTCCACTCATTAGCTACTCGATTTGCCTCGCGATTAATGCAAGTGGGTTGCAATGAGATTTTTCTATTGGGCTGCAACTCAGATTTTGCTAGTCACATCTAAGTTGTAGCCGAGAAATAATATCCAAACCATTAAGTTGGCTTTGCGATTCGTGTTGGCCTATAAGTTACACGCGACTTGCAACTAAGATTTGAATGACGTCACCTACGACTGAGATTTAGCTAAATCTAAGGAAAACGCTTCTATTCGGTCGACCGGCGATCGGTCGTACCGTTCTCGCACGCGCTTTTTCCCCTTCCCTGCCTGGTTGCTAGCTTTCCGGCGATGGAGTGAGTGATAGAGCCTGCAGCCTTTGGCGGTTTTCGAGTAGGCATGCAGCAGCATGGAACAGCAGCGAGACAACAGTGCATCTGCATCGAGCAGCAGCGAGACAAGACCACTGCACGCAAGAAAATAAGGCAGCGATGATTGCTATACATGCAAGTATCACCTACAACGTGATTATTTGCTATGTGCACACACCAACTTCTAAGTTAGTATATTTTTTAGGTATTTTATTCTGATACTAGCTAGCTATCGACAATTTTTTTTTATTACGGTGCTACAAATGTTAAGGATTAATTCGATTTTTAGTGTTAATATTTAATTAGTTTTTCGATGTTATATAAGTATATTATTTTTCACGAACGGGTGCATAGACTATCTTGCACTGCAAACACACGAGCGACCAAGAGTAATGGGCCCAAGGTCGCCGGATCTAGTGTCGCCAGCCCTCCGGTGAGCCAAATTCGTGGTCTTCATGTAGAACCGGTGAGTACATGGTTGCGATGGACGACATTTTTTCACGATTTCTTTAAAACAACTTATAATCTATTTGCAAAATGACATCGGAAGGGAATTTTCGCTAATGTTGGATTAGCTAATTGAGTTTGTTAAGATAGTTATGGAATATTGTTGTAAATCACTATCTGATTTGTTGTGAATTATTTTAGCACGAGAAATTGTTAATGTAGTTGACTATTGTTGTAAACACCCAATTATTTATGTTGTTTTTTTGCTgttaattattgttgtaaatatgTTGGTGGTTTGTTGTAAAGATATATTTGGCATGCGATTTTTTTAGTGTTGGGATTATTATTATTTGCGAATATCGTTGCATGTTACAGTTGTAAACACCAAAAAAATGTTGGTTTTGTTTTTAACTATTATTGTAAATATATTGGTGATTTGTTGTAAAGATATTCTTGGCATGGGACTTTTGGAGTGTTGTGAATTTACTTTTTTTTGTAGAGAATGTTGTTGACTACTATTCAAAACATTGATTTTCTTTGTTAGTTTTGTTGTTAATAATTGTTGTAAATATATTGGTGATTTGTTGTAAAGAATTTTTGGCTTGGGATTTTCTTTATATTGGAATATTATATTGTTAAAGTCGTTGTCGAGTATTGTTGTAAACACCCATTTGTTTTGTTGGTTTTGTTCTTAATTATTTTTAAAATATACTAGTGATTTGTTGTAAAGATATTTTTGGCGcactaattatttatattgaaacTGGTTCTTTTTGTTAAAATTATTGTTGAGTATTGTTGTAAACATTCAACAGATGGTAGGCTAAAGCAAGCTACGTCTACGGTCTACCCACGCAGAGCAGCAACGGAAAAGACGTGCATGCAGGATAGCTGAGGAGAAGGACGTGTGCCTGACACAGCCTGGCAGCAGAAAAAGGAGCCAGACCACGTGAGGTGAGAGGGAATGATTGCGGAACACATGATTTTAATCGAACGGTCGAAGCAACAACCGATTTTTTTGACCCGCATCGGCCGACTGACGGCTAGCATGCGCCTAAATCTAAATTGACCAAGATCTAGACATGCCCTTATTTTCAAGTAAACGAGAGATAAGATATGCTTGTATACTGTACACACCTGAATGGAAAGGTTGTTGAGTAAGGGTGCAGCCTGCAGGAGATGGAGAATCCAGTGCATGTCGAGGGCCACAAAGTTGCAAAGACGAACATCCCTGAGACCACTCAGGGCGGGAGAGAGCAGCGCTGGGTTCTCAATGTAGCGATGCAGATGCATCGCCGAGATGTCTACGGCCCGAAGGCGAGGAACGGACCCGAACCGTATGGTCCCGATCGACGTCGCAGCGTCGCAGAGAAGGCGCTCGAGTTTCGGGACCCTGGACAGCTCGACGCTGTGGACGGAGCAACAATGGAGTTCCAAGGAAAGCAGCCCAGAGCTCGGAGCGTCGATCTCTAGGAGAGATGGCGTGCAGTGGCTCAGGGAGAGGAGCTCGAGCCGGTGGCAGGCGTTGAGGAGGCCAGACAGCTCGTTGGAGCCGGAGGGGAAGGAGAGGTCGTGCAGGGCGAGGCTGGTGAGCCGGGCGAAGGCGGCGGGGCAGGCGGCGACGAACGACGCGAGGAGGTGCGAGCAGCCGACGTGCTCGTGGATATCATCGGGGATGGTGATGCTGGGGCTGGTGAGGCCAACGTATGTCGTCCGTATGTCGAGCTGGACGCGGTCGGccttggcggcggcgacggcgtcgccGATGGCGCGCAGGTGCGGGCCCTCTGCCAGGTAGAAGGAGAGTCGCAGGCTCGTGATGTTCCggtggtgcggcggcggcgggaggaaccACGCCGTGGCGTCGGCGTAGGCGGCCATGACGTGGCCCACCGAGAAATACCGGTGGCGGTGCGGGAGCAGGGTGGCGACGTCGATATCGAGGTCGATGAGCAGGCGCGGTAGGTGCCTCCATCGCCTCGCGGCGGCGCCGGCCCTGACCGCGGTGAGCAGATCCACGCGctcgaggatgaggaggaggacgtcgtcagggAGCGCGCTGAAccgatcgtcgtcgtcatcgtcgagtGTTGCTCGTTTGCCGTTATCGTTGTTGGCGTGCACAGAGGACGGGGGCGCCTCCGTCTCCATGTGCCCACCGCCGGCCGGATCGCGATCGAGATTGCCCCGGGCGTCGCCGCAGATAGTGTGTGTGCGTGGCGGCGGCATATGCGTTTTTCGTAGGGCAAACCATATTCCCCTCCTACTGTGGGCTGTATCTGGCTCGCCCCACACAGGTTGCCGGCCCATTTCAAGCGACGCTACGCTGTTTTCCCGGTTTACTCTCGTTTTTCGctgtgttcttctctggtttcaaATTTCAACTTTTTTCAAGTTCTAAACTTTTTCcaagttttaaattttttaagattagatttttttttgaacttcTTAAAAATTGAAAATATTTCAAGTTTGTACATTTTTAAAATTTGGACATATTTCAAGTTTGcacatttttaaatttgaacaattttcaattttgaactttttggtgtttgaagttcttcaaatttgaacatttttagaaATCCAAATTTTCCTAAAAAACGAAAAAATCAAATAACAACCTCTAGGGAACCGTATGTATAGGACGGAAAGAGAAAAAGAGAACGAAACAAATTCCAGCCGTGGACGAAATAAATTGTTGAATAAAAACAAAGTGCTTTTTCGAACAAACAAATGAGGAATCAGTGAACATGAAAGGGAACCAGCGCGCCCTACATGGGCCGAGCCCTATAAAGTCCGGGGCATACGATTCCTTAAGCGGCCCCGAGCGGAATCGACCCTAAAGGCGATGAATGGATCCAAAGCCCACATACTCCAAGTGCGCCCATTTCATTGCATAATTGTGCACGCGGTTCTGGTCCGTCCACGACGGCGGCATCGGTGTTGCGGTGGTGTCATGGCCTCGTGAGGTGCATGCTGCACCGACGATTACTATAGGGTAAGGCGTGATTGGTAGCTCGCACCTGTTTGGGCTCCCGAGGACTAGGCGCTGCGGGACCTTGATCGGGTGGAACGGACCAAAAACCATGTTCCTCACTTTGTTTGGTAGCCTATGTTGCTCCAGATAGTTAGAAGGTACAAGTTGATTGGTTGTTGCCTCCGTCTTTATGGGAAATATGAAGAGTTTCCTTATGAACACTTCGAAAACTTAATGATCTTGCTGAAGTATTTGGCAAAAATGAAATTCAACAACGCTACTATTTCGTGAAATTGTTTCCCTTGTCCTTAGGAGGTGAAGCAAAAAACTTGGTATAACTCACTAGCCCCAGAGTCAACTACTAGAAAAGAAGAGTGTTTCTATTTATTCTTTAATAGCTTCTTTCCAGCTGATAAGAGGCATGTCGTGAGAACTTAAATGAGTAACTTTGCACAAAGTGAGAAAGAAAGTCTatctcaagcttgggggagattttgTGCTCTTAAGAGGAGATGCCCTGCACATGGTTTTAAGGAAAATGACTTGCTTGATATAATTTATAATGCACTAACTGAAAAATCAAGATCTTATCTAGATAGTGTTGTAGGAAATGTTTTCAAGCACATGACTATTGAAGATGCTAAAGGGTTATTGGACACTGTTACTTAGAATTATCATGATTGACATATTGAAAAAGAAGACAAGATTGTAATGATTCCCAAGAAGAGAGGCATTCTTGATTTAACAAATGAATATATGAAAGAAGCCTCAAGGTCTATTAAAGAGAACGGTAAAGACTACTCACCCGAAGAAATTATCTGAAATGGGTGTTACATTTTTCTACTGATGAACCACATTTTTCTATTCAAGGTAAGATCTTCTTCTATGGTCTAATATGATGCTCCTCCAAATGAATTTACTCATTAACAAAATATTCTTGAATATGATATTAGAATGAATCTCATGGAgaactgatgcatgtaaaatgcatgcatgaattttgtagtttgttgacacatattctcacatatttgcaacatatatgatgttatattcatgttttatattgattttatATTATATCTATCAAGGCTATCATATTTATTATGACAACTTAAATGTTGCTACTATATATTTTAATTTTTTACCATTGCAAATAATATACTCGTAAAATAGAAACATATGTAGTCATGAAAATAATGTTAGTTCTCTTTTATATTATAAGTTTTTCCTGTTCATATCTAAGGAAGATATAAAGTTAACAAATTTCACATTCATCTAAAAATTAACTTTTGACACTTGGACGTAGATAGTGTATCTATATTTCTATGTGCTTATTGTAGCGTGTTTAAATTTTTTGTTAGGATTTTTTAAAATGTAAGATATATCAAATATCCTAACATAGCAAGGTATATTAGGATTCTCTAACTTAGTTGTAACTAACATGAGATTCTAGACCATGTGAGGTGTGGAGGTATGTTCTCGAATTACCATATGTATCTCTTGCTAGTTGGTAGTTCCCGAGGAAAAAAAACGTTGCATGGAAAAGGCAGTGGCGGAATGCTCGCCTCTGAAGGGGTAGAGATGTGGC
This Lolium perenne isolate Kyuss_39 chromosome 1, Kyuss_2.0, whole genome shotgun sequence DNA region includes the following protein-coding sequences:
- the LOC127340244 gene encoding uncharacterized protein; this encodes METEAPPSSVHANNDNGKRATLDDDDDDRFSALPDDVLLLILERVDLLTAVRAGAAARRWRHLPRLLIDLDIDVATLLPHRHRYFSVGHVMAAYADATAWFLPPPPHHRNITSLRLSFYLAEGPHLRAIGDAVAAAKADRVQLDIRTTYVGLTSPSITIPDDIHEHVGCSHLLASFVAACPAAFARLTSLALHDLSFPSGSNELSGLLNACHRLELLSLSHCTPSLLEIDAPSSGLLSLELHCCSVHSVELSRVPKLERLLCDAATSIGTIRFGSVPRLRAVDISAMHLHRYIENPALLSPALSGLRDVRLCNFVALDMHWILHLLQAAPLLNNLSIQMLPCWFSNGGLYKSGKEEKMPNVKHHNLTSLEIKANRISKDANVKHYIGLIRECAACLKRIRLLEQCDTLYLNCSQVQQS